The genomic window GGCCTCGTACAGGAGCCTCAGCTTGCCGTCAGGGCGTCCCTCGTGCGCCGGATAGAGGAACACGCCGCCGTACAGCAGGTTGCGGTGGAAGTCGGCCACGAGCGAGCCGATGTAACGGGCGGTAAGTCCCGGCGTGTCGTCGTCGCGCCCGTACTTGAGCCGGCGCACGATCTCGCGCACGACGGGCGGCCAGCGCGACTCGTAGCCCTCGTTGACGGAATACATCTGCGCGGCGAAGGGCATGCGTATGTTCTCGTGGCTGAGCAGGAACTCGCCGATGCCCGGATCCAGGGTGAAACCGTGCACGCCGTGGCCCGTCGTGTAGACGAACATGGTCGAGGAGCCGTAGATGACGTAGCCGGCCGCCAACAACGCGCTGCCGGGCTGCAGCAGGTCCGCGTCTCCCGGCACGCCACTCAGGGAGCGCCGCCGGTAGATGGAAAAGATGGTGCCGATGCTCACGTTCGCGTCGATGTTGCTGGATCCGTCGAGGGGATCGAAGATCACTACGTAGTTGCCGCTGCCGCTGCCCACCTCCTTCACGACCGGTTCCTCGAGCTCCTCCGAGGCCAGCATGCAGGCCTGCCCGCGTCGCCCCAGGCAGCGCAGCATGATGCGGTTGGCGTACTCGTCGAGTTTCTGGACGATCTCGCCCTGCACGTTCTCCTCGCCGGTGGAACCCAGGATATCCTCCACCAGTCCGGCGCGGCCCACCTCGCGGGAGATGATCTTGGCGGCGAAGGAGATGTCGTTGAGCAGGCTCGTGAAGTCGCCGCTGGCGCTGGGGTGCATGCGCTGCAGGTCCAGGATATGCGATTCGACGTTCATGAGGTTGCCGGCTGGTGTCATGGGGACGCTCCTCTGTGATATGGCTCCGACCGACTAATCTAGCAGGTTCGGCGGGGTCTGGCGAGTTCGGATGAGCCGGATTGGGGTTGCCAAGACGGGCCCGGTTTCGCATTGTTCGCCTGTGCGTCGGACGGACCTCTCGAGGCCGCGACGCGAAGTGGTCCGCAGACACGCGCCACCCATCCCCGGTACGCCGGATCCCTGGAGGAGAGCCATGTCCAATATGCTGC from bacterium includes these protein-coding regions:
- the fbp gene encoding class 1 fructose-bisphosphatase: MTPAGNLMNVESHILDLQRMHPSASGDFTSLLNDISFAAKIISREVGRAGLVEDILGSTGEENVQGEIVQKLDEYANRIMLRCLGRRGQACMLASEELEEPVVKEVGSGSGNYVVIFDPLDGSSNIDANVSIGTIFSIYRRRSLSGVPGDADLLQPGSALLAAGYVIYGSSTMFVYTTGHGVHGFTLDPGIGEFLLSHENIRMPFAAQMYSVNEGYESRWPPVVREIVRRLKYGRDDDTPGLTARYIGSLVADFHRNLLYGGVFLYPAHEGRPDGKLRLLYEAAPLAMIAEQAGGYASNGQGPILEIQPTALHQRVPLFVGSRETVLWIEKKMADPASEAGL